From Electrophorus electricus isolate fEleEle1 chromosome 8, fEleEle1.pri, whole genome shotgun sequence, the proteins below share one genomic window:
- the eef1db gene encoding eukaryotic translation elongation factor 1 delta b (guanine nucleotide exchange protein) isoform X5, translating to MPGVDFLAHERIWFDKPRYDEAERRFYERKNGPAPPAQQDSGANSILQDIARARENIQKSLAGLKTTLRPTRSSAHKPQNPSHSATTAGSSSAEQGELLTRMKNLELENQSLHKVVEELRSALSKLESRVYILEKRPVTPAPAVNGTAPNKTPPAHPAKNEDEDQEEDDFDLFGSDDEVDEEAERIKEQRLQEYAAKKAKKPALIAKSSILLDVKPWDDETDMAKLEECVRSVKVDGLLWGASKLVPVGYGIKKLQINCVVEDDKVGTDLLEEEITKFEDYVQSVDVAAFNKI from the exons ATGCCTGGCGTGGACTTCTTGGCGCACGAGAGGATCTGGTTTGACAAACCTCGGTACGACGAGGCTGAGCGAAGGTTCTACGAGAGGAAGAATGGCCCCGCACCCCCAGCACAG caggaCTCCGGAGCAAATAGTATTCTCCAGGATATCGCCAGGGCACGAGAGAACATCCAGAAGTCCCTCGCTGGG ttGAAGACAACCTTAAGGCCAACTAGAAGCTCTGCCCATAAACCCCAAAACCCCTCCCACAGCGccact ACTGCAGGAAGCAGTAGTGCTGAACAGGGAGAACTCCTCACACGGATGAAGAATCTGGAATTGGAGAACCAGAGTCTACACAaag TGGTGGAGGAATTGCGTTCTGCTCTTTCAAAACTGGAGAGTCGAGTGTATATCCTGGAAAAGCGGCCAGTGACCCCTGCACCAGCAGTTAATGGAACTGCTCCTAAC AAAACCCCTCCAGCACATCCAGCAaaaaatgaagatgaagatcAGGAGGAGGATGACTTTGACTTGTTTGGCAGTGATGACGAGGTGGATGAGGAGGCTGAGCGGATCAAAGAGCAGCGGCTGCAGGAATACGCCGCCAAAAAGGCCAAGAAACCTGCCCTCATCGCCAAATCCTCCATCCTATTGGACGTCAAGCCT tgggACGACGAGACCGATATGGCGAaactggaggagtgtgtgcgcTCAGTAAAAGTTGATGGGTTGCTGTGGGGAGCCTCCAAACTGGTCCCCGTTGGTTACGGTATTAAAAAGCTGCAGATCAACTGCGTGGTTGAGGACGACAAGGTCGGAACAGACCTGCTGGAAGAAGAAATTACCAAATTTGAGGATTAC GTCCAGAGTGTAGACGTAGCAGCTTTCAACAAGATTTAA
- the eef1db gene encoding eukaryotic translation elongation factor 1 delta b (guanine nucleotide exchange protein) isoform X3 — translation MPQRSLVNCDVDQPKISASRSDCVTAEVTAGHLSSGVTQDLLSECAAVWFDCSVYERAESQYYTRLQERQNGTASPASTWNSASQRNKGACHHGDQEACHHMVQTVWVNKPLFDQAESHFVAQHPKQGNSLNTPSFLQLLPNSPSSNALYDEGYLSQTPTPHTPASRPINGLPFLPALLQGVWLQKSLYDRAEASFYQNLYCENELHCKPIAVSEQQADLENMKGTLPKEAKHDQAEEEKPRDAVKKESGTFWCHFLHADSERVWLDRSRYMEAETRFYETIATKTSQTAIGHFSSSLKMPGVDFLAHERIWFDKPRYDEAERRFYERKNGPAPPAQQDSGANSILQDIARARENIQKSLAGTAGSSSAEQGELLTRMKNLELENQSLHKVVEELRSALSKLESRVYILEKRPVTPAPAVNGTAPNKTPPAHPAKNEDEDQEEDDFDLFGSDDEVDEEAERIKEQRLQEYAAKKAKKPALIAKSSILLDVKPWDDETDMAKLEECVRSVKVDGLLWGASKLVPVGYGIKKLQINCVVEDDKVGTDLLEEEITKFEDYVQSVDVAAFNKI, via the exons ATGCCTCAGAGGAGTCTGGTAAATTGCGATGTGGATCAGCCCAAGATTTCTGCAAGCCGTTCTGACTGTGTGACCGCAGAGGTCACTGCAGGCCACCTGTCCAGCGGGGTGACGCAGGACCTACTCTCAGAGTGCGCTGCTGTGTGGTTCGACTGCAGCGTGTACGAGAGAGCCGAGAGCCAATACTACACAAGACTGCAGGAGCGTCAGAATGGAACCGCATCACCTGCAAGTACCTGGAACTCAGCTTCCCAGAGAAACAAGGGAGCCTGTCACCATGGGGATCAGGAGGCCTGCCATCACATGGTGCAGACTGTCTGGGTGAACAAGCCTCTCTTTGACCAAGCTGAAAGTCATTTTGTAGCTCAGCATCCCAAACAGGGAAATTCACTGAACACTCCAAGCTTTCTCCAATTATTACCTAATAGCCCATCCTCCAATGCATTATATGACGAGGGCTACTTATCCCAAACCCCAACTCCTCACACCCCTGCATCCAGACCAATAAATGGCCTGCCCTTCTTGCCTGCACTGCTTCAGGGGGTGTGGCTTCAGAAGTCTCTATATGACAGAGCAGAAGCAAGTTTTTATCAGAACCTGTACTGTGAGAATGAGCTCCACTGCAAGCCCATTGCTGTCAGTGAACAGCAAGCAGACCTTGAGAACATGAAGGGCACCCTACCGAAGGAAGCCAAACACGACCAAGCCGAGGAGGAGAAACCTCGTGATGCCGTCAAGAAAGAGTCTGGCACATTTTGGTGTCATTTCCTGCATGCTGACAGTGAAAGGGTGTGGCTAGACCGCAGTCGTTATATGGAGGCGGAGACTCGTTTCTACGAAACTATTGCAACCAAAACCAGCCAAACTGCTATAGGCCATTTTAGCTCATCACTGAA aATGCCTGGCGTGGACTTCTTGGCGCACGAGAGGATCTGGTTTGACAAACCTCGGTACGACGAGGCTGAGCGAAGGTTCTACGAGAGGAAGAATGGCCCCGCACCCCCAGCACAG caggaCTCCGGAGCAAATAGTATTCTCCAGGATATCGCCAGGGCACGAGAGAACATCCAGAAGTCCCTCGCTGGG ACTGCAGGAAGCAGTAGTGCTGAACAGGGAGAACTCCTCACACGGATGAAGAATCTGGAATTGGAGAACCAGAGTCTACACAaag TGGTGGAGGAATTGCGTTCTGCTCTTTCAAAACTGGAGAGTCGAGTGTATATCCTGGAAAAGCGGCCAGTGACCCCTGCACCAGCAGTTAATGGAACTGCTCCTAAC AAAACCCCTCCAGCACATCCAGCAaaaaatgaagatgaagatcAGGAGGAGGATGACTTTGACTTGTTTGGCAGTGATGACGAGGTGGATGAGGAGGCTGAGCGGATCAAAGAGCAGCGGCTGCAGGAATACGCCGCCAAAAAGGCCAAGAAACCTGCCCTCATCGCCAAATCCTCCATCCTATTGGACGTCAAGCCT tgggACGACGAGACCGATATGGCGAaactggaggagtgtgtgcgcTCAGTAAAAGTTGATGGGTTGCTGTGGGGAGCCTCCAAACTGGTCCCCGTTGGTTACGGTATTAAAAAGCTGCAGATCAACTGCGTGGTTGAGGACGACAAGGTCGGAACAGACCTGCTGGAAGAAGAAATTACCAAATTTGAGGATTAC GTCCAGAGTGTAGACGTAGCAGCTTTCAACAAGATTTAA
- the eef1db gene encoding eukaryotic translation elongation factor 1 delta b (guanine nucleotide exchange protein) isoform X2, giving the protein MPQRSLVNCDVDQPKISASRSDCVTAEVTAGHLSSGVTQDLLSECAAVWFDCSVYERAESQYYTRLQERQNGTASPASTWNSASQRNKGACHHGDQEACHHMVQTVWVNKPLFDQAESHFVAQHPKQGNSLNTPSFLQLLPNSPSSNALYDEGYLSQTPTPHTPASRPINGLPFLPALLQGVWLQKSLYDRAEASFYQNLYCENELHCKPIAVSEQQADLENMKGTLPKEAKHDQAEEEKPRDAVKKESGTFWCHFLHADSERVWLDRSRYMEAETRFYETIATKTSQTAIGHFSSSLKMPGVDFLAHERIWFDKPRYDEAERRFYERKNGPAPPAQDSGANSILQDIARARENIQKSLAGLKTTLRPTRSSAHKPQNPSHSATTAGSSSAEQGELLTRMKNLELENQSLHKVVEELRSALSKLESRVYILEKRPVTPAPAVNGTAPNKTPPAHPAKNEDEDQEEDDFDLFGSDDEVDEEAERIKEQRLQEYAAKKAKKPALIAKSSILLDVKPWDDETDMAKLEECVRSVKVDGLLWGASKLVPVGYGIKKLQINCVVEDDKVGTDLLEEEITKFEDYVQSVDVAAFNKI; this is encoded by the exons ATGCCTCAGAGGAGTCTGGTAAATTGCGATGTGGATCAGCCCAAGATTTCTGCAAGCCGTTCTGACTGTGTGACCGCAGAGGTCACTGCAGGCCACCTGTCCAGCGGGGTGACGCAGGACCTACTCTCAGAGTGCGCTGCTGTGTGGTTCGACTGCAGCGTGTACGAGAGAGCCGAGAGCCAATACTACACAAGACTGCAGGAGCGTCAGAATGGAACCGCATCACCTGCAAGTACCTGGAACTCAGCTTCCCAGAGAAACAAGGGAGCCTGTCACCATGGGGATCAGGAGGCCTGCCATCACATGGTGCAGACTGTCTGGGTGAACAAGCCTCTCTTTGACCAAGCTGAAAGTCATTTTGTAGCTCAGCATCCCAAACAGGGAAATTCACTGAACACTCCAAGCTTTCTCCAATTATTACCTAATAGCCCATCCTCCAATGCATTATATGACGAGGGCTACTTATCCCAAACCCCAACTCCTCACACCCCTGCATCCAGACCAATAAATGGCCTGCCCTTCTTGCCTGCACTGCTTCAGGGGGTGTGGCTTCAGAAGTCTCTATATGACAGAGCAGAAGCAAGTTTTTATCAGAACCTGTACTGTGAGAATGAGCTCCACTGCAAGCCCATTGCTGTCAGTGAACAGCAAGCAGACCTTGAGAACATGAAGGGCACCCTACCGAAGGAAGCCAAACACGACCAAGCCGAGGAGGAGAAACCTCGTGATGCCGTCAAGAAAGAGTCTGGCACATTTTGGTGTCATTTCCTGCATGCTGACAGTGAAAGGGTGTGGCTAGACCGCAGTCGTTATATGGAGGCGGAGACTCGTTTCTACGAAACTATTGCAACCAAAACCAGCCAAACTGCTATAGGCCATTTTAGCTCATCACTGAA aATGCCTGGCGTGGACTTCTTGGCGCACGAGAGGATCTGGTTTGACAAACCTCGGTACGACGAGGCTGAGCGAAGGTTCTACGAGAGGAAGAATGGCCCCGCACCCCCAGCACAG gaCTCCGGAGCAAATAGTATTCTCCAGGATATCGCCAGGGCACGAGAGAACATCCAGAAGTCCCTCGCTGGG ttGAAGACAACCTTAAGGCCAACTAGAAGCTCTGCCCATAAACCCCAAAACCCCTCCCACAGCGccact ACTGCAGGAAGCAGTAGTGCTGAACAGGGAGAACTCCTCACACGGATGAAGAATCTGGAATTGGAGAACCAGAGTCTACACAaag TGGTGGAGGAATTGCGTTCTGCTCTTTCAAAACTGGAGAGTCGAGTGTATATCCTGGAAAAGCGGCCAGTGACCCCTGCACCAGCAGTTAATGGAACTGCTCCTAAC AAAACCCCTCCAGCACATCCAGCAaaaaatgaagatgaagatcAGGAGGAGGATGACTTTGACTTGTTTGGCAGTGATGACGAGGTGGATGAGGAGGCTGAGCGGATCAAAGAGCAGCGGCTGCAGGAATACGCCGCCAAAAAGGCCAAGAAACCTGCCCTCATCGCCAAATCCTCCATCCTATTGGACGTCAAGCCT tgggACGACGAGACCGATATGGCGAaactggaggagtgtgtgcgcTCAGTAAAAGTTGATGGGTTGCTGTGGGGAGCCTCCAAACTGGTCCCCGTTGGTTACGGTATTAAAAAGCTGCAGATCAACTGCGTGGTTGAGGACGACAAGGTCGGAACAGACCTGCTGGAAGAAGAAATTACCAAATTTGAGGATTAC GTCCAGAGTGTAGACGTAGCAGCTTTCAACAAGATTTAA
- the eef1db gene encoding eukaryotic translation elongation factor 1 delta b (guanine nucleotide exchange protein) isoform X1: MPQRSLVNCDVDQPKISASRSDCVTAEVTAGHLSSGVTQDLLSECAAVWFDCSVYERAESQYYTRLQERQNGTASPASTWNSASQRNKGACHHGDQEACHHMVQTVWVNKPLFDQAESHFVAQHPKQGNSLNTPSFLQLLPNSPSSNALYDEGYLSQTPTPHTPASRPINGLPFLPALLQGVWLQKSLYDRAEASFYQNLYCENELHCKPIAVSEQQADLENMKGTLPKEAKHDQAEEEKPRDAVKKESGTFWCHFLHADSERVWLDRSRYMEAETRFYETIATKTSQTAIGHFSSSLKMPGVDFLAHERIWFDKPRYDEAERRFYERKNGPAPPAQQDSGANSILQDIARARENIQKSLAGLKTTLRPTRSSAHKPQNPSHSATTAGSSSAEQGELLTRMKNLELENQSLHKVVEELRSALSKLESRVYILEKRPVTPAPAVNGTAPNKTPPAHPAKNEDEDQEEDDFDLFGSDDEVDEEAERIKEQRLQEYAAKKAKKPALIAKSSILLDVKPWDDETDMAKLEECVRSVKVDGLLWGASKLVPVGYGIKKLQINCVVEDDKVGTDLLEEEITKFEDYVQSVDVAAFNKI, encoded by the exons ATGCCTCAGAGGAGTCTGGTAAATTGCGATGTGGATCAGCCCAAGATTTCTGCAAGCCGTTCTGACTGTGTGACCGCAGAGGTCACTGCAGGCCACCTGTCCAGCGGGGTGACGCAGGACCTACTCTCAGAGTGCGCTGCTGTGTGGTTCGACTGCAGCGTGTACGAGAGAGCCGAGAGCCAATACTACACAAGACTGCAGGAGCGTCAGAATGGAACCGCATCACCTGCAAGTACCTGGAACTCAGCTTCCCAGAGAAACAAGGGAGCCTGTCACCATGGGGATCAGGAGGCCTGCCATCACATGGTGCAGACTGTCTGGGTGAACAAGCCTCTCTTTGACCAAGCTGAAAGTCATTTTGTAGCTCAGCATCCCAAACAGGGAAATTCACTGAACACTCCAAGCTTTCTCCAATTATTACCTAATAGCCCATCCTCCAATGCATTATATGACGAGGGCTACTTATCCCAAACCCCAACTCCTCACACCCCTGCATCCAGACCAATAAATGGCCTGCCCTTCTTGCCTGCACTGCTTCAGGGGGTGTGGCTTCAGAAGTCTCTATATGACAGAGCAGAAGCAAGTTTTTATCAGAACCTGTACTGTGAGAATGAGCTCCACTGCAAGCCCATTGCTGTCAGTGAACAGCAAGCAGACCTTGAGAACATGAAGGGCACCCTACCGAAGGAAGCCAAACACGACCAAGCCGAGGAGGAGAAACCTCGTGATGCCGTCAAGAAAGAGTCTGGCACATTTTGGTGTCATTTCCTGCATGCTGACAGTGAAAGGGTGTGGCTAGACCGCAGTCGTTATATGGAGGCGGAGACTCGTTTCTACGAAACTATTGCAACCAAAACCAGCCAAACTGCTATAGGCCATTTTAGCTCATCACTGAA aATGCCTGGCGTGGACTTCTTGGCGCACGAGAGGATCTGGTTTGACAAACCTCGGTACGACGAGGCTGAGCGAAGGTTCTACGAGAGGAAGAATGGCCCCGCACCCCCAGCACAG caggaCTCCGGAGCAAATAGTATTCTCCAGGATATCGCCAGGGCACGAGAGAACATCCAGAAGTCCCTCGCTGGG ttGAAGACAACCTTAAGGCCAACTAGAAGCTCTGCCCATAAACCCCAAAACCCCTCCCACAGCGccact ACTGCAGGAAGCAGTAGTGCTGAACAGGGAGAACTCCTCACACGGATGAAGAATCTGGAATTGGAGAACCAGAGTCTACACAaag TGGTGGAGGAATTGCGTTCTGCTCTTTCAAAACTGGAGAGTCGAGTGTATATCCTGGAAAAGCGGCCAGTGACCCCTGCACCAGCAGTTAATGGAACTGCTCCTAAC AAAACCCCTCCAGCACATCCAGCAaaaaatgaagatgaagatcAGGAGGAGGATGACTTTGACTTGTTTGGCAGTGATGACGAGGTGGATGAGGAGGCTGAGCGGATCAAAGAGCAGCGGCTGCAGGAATACGCCGCCAAAAAGGCCAAGAAACCTGCCCTCATCGCCAAATCCTCCATCCTATTGGACGTCAAGCCT tgggACGACGAGACCGATATGGCGAaactggaggagtgtgtgcgcTCAGTAAAAGTTGATGGGTTGCTGTGGGGAGCCTCCAAACTGGTCCCCGTTGGTTACGGTATTAAAAAGCTGCAGATCAACTGCGTGGTTGAGGACGACAAGGTCGGAACAGACCTGCTGGAAGAAGAAATTACCAAATTTGAGGATTAC GTCCAGAGTGTAGACGTAGCAGCTTTCAACAAGATTTAA
- the eef1db gene encoding eukaryotic translation elongation factor 1 delta b (guanine nucleotide exchange protein) isoform X4, with protein MPQRSLVNCDVDQPKISASRSDCVTAEVTAGHLSSGVTQDLLSECAAVWFDCSVYERAESQYYTRLQERQNGTASPASTWNSASQRNKGACHHGDQEACHHMVQTVWVNKPLFDQAESHFVAQHPKQGNSLNTPSFLQLLPNSPSSNALYDEGYLSQTPTPHTPASRPINGLPFLPALLQGVWLQKSLYDRAEASFYQNLYCENELHCKPIAVSEQQADLENMKGTLPKEAKHDQAEEEKPRDAVKKESGTFWCHFLHADSERVWLDRSRYMEAETRFYETIATKTSQTAIGHFSSSLKMPGVDFLAHERIWFDKPRYDEAERRFYERKNGPAPPAQDSGANSILQDIARARENIQKSLAGTAGSSSAEQGELLTRMKNLELENQSLHKVVEELRSALSKLESRVYILEKRPVTPAPAVNGTAPNKTPPAHPAKNEDEDQEEDDFDLFGSDDEVDEEAERIKEQRLQEYAAKKAKKPALIAKSSILLDVKPWDDETDMAKLEECVRSVKVDGLLWGASKLVPVGYGIKKLQINCVVEDDKVGTDLLEEEITKFEDYVQSVDVAAFNKI; from the exons ATGCCTCAGAGGAGTCTGGTAAATTGCGATGTGGATCAGCCCAAGATTTCTGCAAGCCGTTCTGACTGTGTGACCGCAGAGGTCACTGCAGGCCACCTGTCCAGCGGGGTGACGCAGGACCTACTCTCAGAGTGCGCTGCTGTGTGGTTCGACTGCAGCGTGTACGAGAGAGCCGAGAGCCAATACTACACAAGACTGCAGGAGCGTCAGAATGGAACCGCATCACCTGCAAGTACCTGGAACTCAGCTTCCCAGAGAAACAAGGGAGCCTGTCACCATGGGGATCAGGAGGCCTGCCATCACATGGTGCAGACTGTCTGGGTGAACAAGCCTCTCTTTGACCAAGCTGAAAGTCATTTTGTAGCTCAGCATCCCAAACAGGGAAATTCACTGAACACTCCAAGCTTTCTCCAATTATTACCTAATAGCCCATCCTCCAATGCATTATATGACGAGGGCTACTTATCCCAAACCCCAACTCCTCACACCCCTGCATCCAGACCAATAAATGGCCTGCCCTTCTTGCCTGCACTGCTTCAGGGGGTGTGGCTTCAGAAGTCTCTATATGACAGAGCAGAAGCAAGTTTTTATCAGAACCTGTACTGTGAGAATGAGCTCCACTGCAAGCCCATTGCTGTCAGTGAACAGCAAGCAGACCTTGAGAACATGAAGGGCACCCTACCGAAGGAAGCCAAACACGACCAAGCCGAGGAGGAGAAACCTCGTGATGCCGTCAAGAAAGAGTCTGGCACATTTTGGTGTCATTTCCTGCATGCTGACAGTGAAAGGGTGTGGCTAGACCGCAGTCGTTATATGGAGGCGGAGACTCGTTTCTACGAAACTATTGCAACCAAAACCAGCCAAACTGCTATAGGCCATTTTAGCTCATCACTGAA aATGCCTGGCGTGGACTTCTTGGCGCACGAGAGGATCTGGTTTGACAAACCTCGGTACGACGAGGCTGAGCGAAGGTTCTACGAGAGGAAGAATGGCCCCGCACCCCCAGCACAG gaCTCCGGAGCAAATAGTATTCTCCAGGATATCGCCAGGGCACGAGAGAACATCCAGAAGTCCCTCGCTGGG ACTGCAGGAAGCAGTAGTGCTGAACAGGGAGAACTCCTCACACGGATGAAGAATCTGGAATTGGAGAACCAGAGTCTACACAaag TGGTGGAGGAATTGCGTTCTGCTCTTTCAAAACTGGAGAGTCGAGTGTATATCCTGGAAAAGCGGCCAGTGACCCCTGCACCAGCAGTTAATGGAACTGCTCCTAAC AAAACCCCTCCAGCACATCCAGCAaaaaatgaagatgaagatcAGGAGGAGGATGACTTTGACTTGTTTGGCAGTGATGACGAGGTGGATGAGGAGGCTGAGCGGATCAAAGAGCAGCGGCTGCAGGAATACGCCGCCAAAAAGGCCAAGAAACCTGCCCTCATCGCCAAATCCTCCATCCTATTGGACGTCAAGCCT tgggACGACGAGACCGATATGGCGAaactggaggagtgtgtgcgcTCAGTAAAAGTTGATGGGTTGCTGTGGGGAGCCTCCAAACTGGTCCCCGTTGGTTACGGTATTAAAAAGCTGCAGATCAACTGCGTGGTTGAGGACGACAAGGTCGGAACAGACCTGCTGGAAGAAGAAATTACCAAATTTGAGGATTAC GTCCAGAGTGTAGACGTAGCAGCTTTCAACAAGATTTAA